Proteins encoded in a region of the Poecilia reticulata strain Guanapo linkage group LG14, Guppy_female_1.0+MT, whole genome shotgun sequence genome:
- the LOC103475473 gene encoding rho GTPase-activating protein 42-like → MGLPTLEFSDSLLDSPEFRERLQCHEIELERTNRFIKDLIKDGNMLISALRSLSLAVQRFSQSLQEFQFECIGDAETDDEINIAQSLKEFSQLLSTMEEERKRLIQNADDVLISPLERFRKEQIGAVKEGKKQFDKETERYYSVLEKYLGVSSRKKETQLQEADSQMDKDRQIFYDASLQYVFKIHEVQERKKFEFVEPLLAFLQGLFTFYHEGYELANEFEPYKQQLQFNLQNARNNFESTRAEVERLMKRIRSAEDDFKGPSCFTMEGFLYIQEKRPLGSVWTRHYCTYERSSKMFTMSNTETRPASRQNGVVTGAPEMFRLRSCVRRKTDSIDKRFCFDIEVVERHGVITLQALSEANRRLWMEAMDGKEPIYTLPSLLSKKEETFLNEAGFNFVKKCVELVETRGLTTLGLYRTGGVNSKVQRLMASAFASSAPSDVQLDSEIWDNKTITSGLKDYFRCLAEPLLTYRLHKEFIRAAKYDDQTYRVRAIHALVYKLPEKNKTMLDVLTNHLHKVSSHSDQNMMTVSNLGMIFGPTLMRSQEETVAAMMNIKFQNIVVEIIIENHDKIFGEAPDLSVPLPQAPSSRSTPRRSKAICLSSGKRKARLYTPALCLADNDSDTFSSSPDTTPMGSQESLSSHSSEKNGLSQTSPPSSPAAEPGSPPTAQFSPPLTSSDSPPRNGKDQKASTDNAPSPRLTPSSSWISAPLSSAEQTSSVSSSTSSLLSAVERSFNRNSTVSLSSAKDSRCASTASVQPASGSRSSPVREKAASVSSLKSSQSEERRNASCAAATKVRGTDSTSPPQHSTASSSSSSSSSLFPYRLSTSSSLTSLHISEDYKSCHGSVQSLMSLEQQERAKARKGHHRCGSDLTPKLSAATSSNGYSRPVSLLSVRQPQRESSVFSSALDICPSGRDARALYSCEAEHSHELSFPQGALFTNVGPSVEPGWLQATYKGRTGLIPENYIKYI, encoded by the exons GTCTGTCTCTGGCAGTGCAGCGGTTCTCTCAGTCGCTGCAGGAGTTCCAGTTTGAATGCATTGGCGATGCTGAAACTGATGATGAGATCAATATag ctcagtCCTTGAAGGAGTTCTCTCAGCTTTTAAGCACCATGGAAGAGGAGCGAAAACGACTG ATCCAGAATGCAGATGACGTGTTGATCTCACCACTGGAGAGATTTCGGAAGGAGCAGATTGGAGCAGTTAAG GAGGGAAAGAAGCAGTTTGATAAGGAGACAGAAAGGTATTACTCTGTGCTGGAGAAGTATCTCGGTGTGTCCTCCAGGAAGAAGGAGACCCAGCTGCAGGAG GCTGACTCACAGATGGACAAAGACAGGCAAATTTTTTACGATGCGTCTCTCCAGTATGTCTTCAAGATCCACGAAGTGCAGGAAAGGAAGAAGTTTGAGTTTGTGGAGCCA TTATTGGCCTTCCTGCAGGGCTTGTTTACCTTCTACCACGAGGGTTATGAGCTGGCCAATGAGTTTGAACCCTACAAGCAGCAGCTCCAGTTTAACCTGCAAAAT GCTCGCAACAACTTTGAAAGCACTCGTGCTGAAGTTGAGAGGCTGATGAAGAGGATCAGGTCTGCTGAGGACGACTTCAAAGGCCCCAGCTGCTTCACCATGGAGGGATTCCTGTACATACAAGAAAAAC GTCCTTTGGGAAGTGTGTGGACCAGGCATTACTGCACCTATGAGAGGAGCTCAAAGATGTTCACCATGAGCAACACGGAGACCAGACCAGCCAGCAGACAG AACGGCGTAGTGACTGGCGCCCCAGAGATGTTCAGGCTACGCTCATGCGTTCGAAGGAAGACGGATTCAATCGACAAACGCTTCTGCTTCGACATCGAGGTGGTGGAGAG ACATGGCGTCATTACTCTACAAGCCCTGTCAGAGGCCAACAGGCGGCTGTGGATGGAGGCGATGGATGGAAAGGAGCCT ATTTACACGCTTCCTTCTCTGCTCAGCAAAAAAGAGGAGA cgtttcTCAATGAAGCAGGCTTCAACTTTGTTAAGAAGTGTGTTGAGCTGGTTGAAACAAGAG GCCTTACTACGCTTGGACTTTATAGGACAGGTGGAGTAAACTCTAAAGTGCAGCGACTGATGGCGAGCGCATTTG CTTCTTCTGCGCCCTCCGATGTGCAGCTAGATTCAGAAATCTGGGACAACAAGACTATAACCAGTGGCCTGAAAGATTATTTCAG GTGTTTGGCAGAACCGTTACTGACCTACAGGCTGCATAAGGAATTTATCAGGGCTGCAA AATATGATGACCAGACGTACAGAGTGAGAGCAATTCATGCTCTTGTATACAAActcccagaaaaaaacaaaacgatgtTGGACGTCTTAACTAATCATCTTCACAA GGTGTCCTCTCACAGCGATCAGAACATGATGACCGTGTCTAACCTTGGGATGATCTTCGGCCCCACGTTGATGAGGTCGCAGGAGGAGACGGTGGCCGCCATGATGAACATCAAGTTTCAGAACATTGTGGTGGAGATCATCATTGAAAACCACGACAAA ATCTTCGGTGAGGCTCCGGACCTGTCGGTGCCGCTGCCTCAGGCGCCGTCGTCTCGCTCCACTCCACGGAGGAGCAAGGCCATCTGTCTGTCATCTGGAAAGAGAAAGGCCCGTCTGTACACTCCTGCTCTCTGCCTGGCAGACAATGACA GCGACACGTTCAGCAGCAGCCCTGATACGACTCCGATGGGCAGCCAGGAGTCGTTGTCGTCACACTCCTCTGAAAAAAACGGATTGTCTCAGACCTCCCCTCCATCCTCTCCCGCCGCTGAGCCCGGCTCGCCCCCCACAGCGcagttttctcctcctctgactTCCTCCGACTCGCCGCCACGCAATGGGAAAGATCAGAAAGCATCTACAGACAACGCTCCCTCCCCCCGGCTCACGCCTTCCTCTTCCTGGATCTCCGCTCCTCTTTCCTCTGCCGAGCAGACTTCCTCTGTGTCCTCCTCCACATCCTCCTTACTCTCTGCAGTGGAGAGGTCTTTCAACAGAAATTCAACCGTGTCTTTGTCTTCTGCGAAAGACTCGAGATGTGCTTCCACAGCGTCGGTCCAGCCCGCGTCAGGGAGTCGTTCCTCTCCTGTCAGGGAGAAAGCAGCCTCCGTCTCCTCCCTGAAGAGCTCTCAGTCAGAGGAGCGAAGAAACGCATCCTGTGCTGCGGCCACAAAAGTCAGAGGAACAGACTCTACCTCTCCTCCACAGCACAGCactgcctcctcctcttcttcctcctcctcttctctgttTCCCTACCGGCTTTCCACATCATCCTCTCTCACCTCCTTGCACATTTCAGAAG ATTACAAAAGCTGTCATGGGTCGGTGCAGAGCCTCATGTCGCTGGAACAACAGGAGAGAGCGAAAGCACGGAAAGGTCACCACCGCTGTGGCTCCGATCTGACCCCGAAGCTCTCCGCAGCGACATCCAGCAACGGCTACTCAAGGCCCGTCTCACT attATCAGTCAGGCAGCCTCAGCGTGAGAGTTCAGTGTTCTCCTCAGCGTTAGACATCTGTCCCTCTGGAAG GGATGCTAGAGCTCTGTACTCCTGTGAAGCAGAGCACAGCCATGAGCTCAGTTTTCCACAAGGGGCACTGTTCACAAATG TGGGTCCGTCTGTGGAACCGGGTTGGCTTCAGGCGACATATAAAGGCAGAACTGGCCTGATCCCTGAAAATTACATCAAATATATCTGA